One window of Polyangium spumosum genomic DNA carries:
- the rpsS gene encoding 30S ribosomal protein S19 has translation MPRSIKKGPFVDGHLMEKIQTAQATGGPKKVIKTWSRRSTIVPDAVGLTFAVHNGRKFVPVFVTENMVGHKLGEFAPTRTFHGHSGDKKAKVGKGR, from the coding sequence ATGCCGCGTAGCATCAAGAAGGGCCCCTTCGTCGACGGCCACCTGATGGAGAAGATCCAGACGGCCCAGGCCACGGGCGGCCCCAAGAAGGTCATCAAGACCTGGTCCCGCAGGTCCACCATCGTCCCCGACGCCGTGGGCCTCACGTTCGCCGTGCACAACGGCCGCAAGTTCGTCCCCGTGTTCGTCACGGAGAACATGGTCGGCCACAAGCTCGGCGAGTTCGCCCCGACCCGCACCTTCCACGGCCACTCCGGCGACAAGAAGGCGAAGGTCGGCAAGGGTCGCTGA